A genome region from Anopheles stephensi strain Indian chromosome 2, UCI_ANSTEP_V1.0, whole genome shotgun sequence includes the following:
- the LOC118504950 gene encoding phospholipid-transporting ATPase ID isoform X3 has translation MPISHATTDSVELEILEIRQDSSDDDDNDPAGRSYGVRNARGRRIPQATVVRRQQQQHQHQQQHEIVLAGSSSARGPETSGEDRGMMPRTGSPPKRKRFRRNHRSSSTRRKSNSQSCGSLYNLAATRPLHPQRSEPNVNFYSSPGEHGYEGTIDVNFHVQDSSNTLDDAPVLESCESLGAGRRSRSGVGVRCGSAGTGRLLGPGTGDGDGLVGDEVDDGSYGSGMDALDREDDGTKPGCLGGGGGGSGAGHQHTQHGLRASIASVLGKLGMWNTNKPPGGKSVPVLIHRSETKSSFDRGQSYISNGASRLRSIFGENERRIRANDREYNTQFKYANNYIKTSKYSILTFLPLNLLEQFQRLANFYFLCLLILQLIPAISSLTPVTTAIPLIGVLMLTAIKDAYDDFQRHMSDSQVNNRRSKTLRHGKLVDERWSGVQVGDIIRMDNDQFVAADILLLSSSEPNGLCFIETAELDGETNLKCKQCLPETAAMGQQEDLLWKFNGEIVCEPPNNLLNKFEGTLTWKNQRYPLDNDKILLRGCIIRNTQWCYGVVIFAGKDTKLMQNSGKTKFKRTTIDRLLNFIIIGIVFFLLSICGFCTIASAIWEALVGYKFQIYLPWERIIPKDYLQGAISIGCLVFFSYAIVLNTVVPISLYVSVEVIRFAQSFLINWDEKMYYEKTKTHAKARTTTLNEELGQIQYIFSDKTGTLTQNIMTFNKCSIAGRAYGDVVDVRTGETVELSEPTFNSNTSLLLNAEEPPGRSTPQPTTEQPVQTKSPPSKKHPPASLHVRFSQHSNAQETQTSPPPTPTPPNTNIPAQSATDVPPPPPPSGNNTQEGGLHVSSYSVVMESVDFSFNPEYEPEFRWYDQGLLDAVRADEEHAHNFFRLLALCHTVMAEEKNGKLDYQAQSPDEAALVSAARNFGFVFKSRAPNSITIEVMGRTEEYELLSILDFNNVRKRMSVVLRRNNTIILYCKGADSVIYDRLGPNQHDLKARTQEHLNKFAGEGLRTLVLAERRLTKEFYDSWLVRQREAALSLDGREDKLGAIYEEIECDMQLVGVTAIEDKLQDGVPQTIANLQLAGIKIWVLTGDKQETAINIGYSCQLLTDDMVDVFVIDGITKSEVEQQLRKYMDSLRIVNTYHPANVQKANSMQQQTAAVGGSSEASAVTANGAHSSSSGPMVDIQNTSPPSVSVVTFSVNCSNYSDGFEKGEPTLTDIDENTGVALVINGHSLVHCLTSELESKFLEIASHCKAVICCRVTPLQKAMVVELIKRAKNAVTLAIGDGANDVSMIKAAHIGVGISGQEGMQAVLASDYSIAQFKFLERLLLVHGRWSYYRMCKFLRYFFYKNFAFTLCHFWYAFFCGFSAQTVFDPMFISVYNLFYTSLPVLALGIFEQDVSDKSSVDYPKLYAPGITNALFNTTEFIRSVLHGIFSSLILFLIPYGTYKDGISPDGYVLNDHMLLGSVVATILILDNTAQIALDTSYWTVFNHIMIWGSLLWYFFLDYFYNYVIGGPYVGSLTQAMKEATFWFTTVLTVIVLMIPVLASRFYFVDVFPSLPDKIRVQQRLALLRSRQSSDVLRTPSARKARRSLRSGYAFAHQEGFGRLITSGKIMRKLPQDFAFPLGLGSKKQHSTESTKNNNNNNNNINSSNNANNVTANAAAATTNGAGTAVTRTGTTNTTATTLSAMAAAAGTTANGNQLVNLPGSSNSDHSPRAPCQDLDTINL, from the exons ATGCCTATCTCGCACGCGACCACGGATTCGGTCGAGCTGGAGATACTGGAAATCCGGCAGGATTCTAGCGACGACGATGATAACGATCCGGCGGGCCGATCGTACGGGGTGCGAAATGCGCGCGGTCGGCGTATTCCCCAAGCCACGGTCGTTCgtaggcagcagcagcaacaccaacatcagcagcagcatgagaTAGTCCTGGCCGGCAGTAGTTCGGCGAGAGGTCCCGAAACATCCGGCGAAGATCGCGGCATGATGCCACGGACCGGGTCTCCCCCGAAGCGGAAACGGTTTCGCCGGAACCATCGAAGCTCTAGCACGCGGCGCAAATCCAACTCGCAGAGCTGCGGCAGCCTGTACAATCTGGCTGCGACACGGCCCCTGCATCCACAGCGCTCGGAACCGAACGTGAACTTCTACTCCAGTCCCGGTGAGCACGGGTACGAGGGTACGATCGATGTGAACTTCCACGTGCAGGACAGCTCCAACACGCTGGACGACGCACCGGTGCTGGAAAGTTGCGAGAGTCTCGGTGCGGGGCGACGATCACGCAGTGGTGTTGGCGTCCGGTGTGGATCGGCAGGCACTGGTCGGCTGCTCGGGCCGGGCACCGGTGACGGGGACGGTTTGGTGGGTGATGAGGTCGACGACGGTAGCTACGGCAGTGGCATGGACGCACTCGACAGGGAAGACGATGGCACAAAGCCCGGATgtcttggtggtggtggtggggggtCGGGCGCGGGCcatcaacacacacagcacggTCTCCGGGCGTCGATAGCGTCGGTACTGGGGAAGCTGGGCATGTGGAACACCAACAAACCGCCGGGCGGAAAGTCCGTCCCGGTGCTGATCCATCGAAGCGAAACCAAGTCGTCCTTCGATCGTGGACAATCTTACATATCGAACGGAGCCAGCCGACTGCGATCGATTTTCGGGG AAAATGAACGACGAATACGAGCCAACGACAGAGAATACAATACACAATTCAAATACGCT AATAACTACATCAAAACGTCCAAATATTCAATATTAACATTTCTGCCTTTGAACCTGCTGGAGCAGTTCCAACGTCTTGCCAACTTTTACTTTCTGTGTCTACTGATTCTCCAGCTGATACCGGCGATCTCGTCGCTAACACCGGTCACCACCGCGATCCCACTGATCGGTGTGCTCATGCTAACTGCCATCAAGGATGCCTACGATGATTTC CAAAGACACATGTCCGATTCGCAAGTTAACAACCGCCGGTCGAAAACGCTCCGCCACGGGAAGCTGGTGGACGAACGGTGGTCCGGCGTGCAGGTCGGCGACATTATCCGGATGGATAATGATCAGTTCGTGGCGGCCGACATACTGCTGCTCTCGTCCAGCGAGCCGAACGGGCTGTGCTTCATCGAGACGGCCGAGCTGGACGGGGAGACGAATCTCAAGTGTAAACAGTGCCTGCCCGAGACAGCCGCCATGGGCCAGCAGGAGGATCTGCTGTGGAAGTTTAACGGGGAGATTGTGTGCGAGCCGCCGAACAATCTGCTGAACAAGTTCGAGGGTACGCTCACGTGGAAGAACCAGCGGTACCCGCTCGACAACGATAAGATCCTGCTGCGCGGCTGCATCATCCGGAACACGCAGTGGTGCTACGGGGTGGTGATCTTTGCCGGCAAGGACACGAAGCTGATGCAGAACTCGGGCAAGACCAAATTCAAACGGACGACCATCGATAGgctattaaattttataatcaTAGGA ATAGTGTTCTTTCTCTTATCGATATGCGGTTTCTGCACGATTGCGTCCGCAATATGGGAAGCGTTAGTAGGATACAAATTTCAA ATTTATCTGCCATGGGAAAGGATAATCCCGAAGGATTACCTGCAGGGTGCAATCAGTATCGGGTGTCTAGTCTTTTTTTCCTACGCAATCGTACTGAACACAGTGGTGCCAATATCTTTATACGTGTCGGTAGAG gtgATCCGTTTCGCGCAATCCTTCCTTATCAACTGGGACGAGAAGATGTACTACGAGAAGACGAAAACCCACGCCAAAGCACGGACGACCACGCTGAACGAGGAGCTGGGCCAGATACAGTACATCTTCTCGGACAAAACCGGAACCCTGACGCAGAACATTATGACGTTCAACAAATGCAGCATTGCCGGTCGTGCCTACGGCGATGTGGTTGATGTGCGCACGGGCGAAACAGTCGAGCTGTCGGAG CCTACGTTCAACAGTAACACATCGCTTTTGTTAAACGCTGAAGAGCCGCCAGGTCGCAGCACACCACAGCCCACCACCGAACAGCCAGTTCAGACTAAAAGCCCCCCATCCAAAAAGCATCCACCTGCATCACTACACGTTAGATTCAGTCAGCACAGTAATGCGCAAGAAACGCagacatcaccaccaccaacaccaacaccacccaACACCAATATCCCGGCGCAGTCAGCAACCgatgtaccaccaccaccaccaccaagtgGGAACAATACGCAAGAAGGAGGACTGCAT GTTTCTTCATATAGTGTG GTGATGGAGTCCGTGGACTTTTCCTTCAATCCCGAATACGAACCCGAGTTCCGGTGGTACGACCAGGGACTGCTCGATGCGGTGCGCGCGGACGAGGAGCACGCGCATAACTTTTTTCGATTGCTAGCCTTATGCCACACCGTGATGGCGGAGGAGAAAAATGGCAA GTTAGATTATCAAGCACAAAGTCCTGACGAGGCGGCCCTCGTGTCGGCGGCGCGAAATTttggatttgtttttaaatcacGTGCACCGAACAGTATAACAATAGAGGTCATGGGACGAACAGAG GAATATGAACTGTTAAGTATATTAGATTTTAACAATGTTAGGAAACGAATGTCGGTCGTACTGCGGCGCAACAACACCATCATACTGTACTGTAAGGGTGCCGACAGTGTGATATATGATAGGCTAGGACCGAACCAGCACGACCTGAAAGCCCGCACGCAGGAGCATTTGAAT AAATTTGCCGGCGAAGGGTTGCGTACGCTGGTGCTTGCCGAACGGCGGCTGACGAAAGAGTTCTACGACTCCTGGCTGGTGCGACAGAGGGAAGCTGCCTTATCTTTAGACGGTAGGGAGGATAAGTTGGGTGCAATCTACGAGGAGATCGAATGTGATATGCAGCTGGTCGGTGTGACGGCTATAGAGGATAAGCTACAGGACGGTGTCCCTCAGACGATCGCGAATCTACAGCTGGCCGGCATCAAGATTTGGGTGCTAACGGGTGACAAGCAAG AAACTGCAATAAACATAGGCTATTCGTGCCAGCTGCTGACGGACGACATGGTGGACGTGTTTGTGATCGACGGCATCACGAAGAGTGAggtggagcagcagctccgcAAGTACATGGACTCGCTCCGGATCGTCAACACCTACCATCCGGCCA ATGTACAGAAAGCGAACAGCATGCAGCAACAGACGGCGGCAGTGGGGGGCAGCAGTGAGGCGAGCGCGGTCACGGCGAACGGAGcgcacagcagcagttccGGTCCGATGGTCGACATACAGAACACCTCGCCGCCGTCCGTCTCGGTGGTGACGTTTAG TGTAAATTGTAGCAACTATTCGGATGGGTTCGAGAAGGGCGAACCGACGCTGACCGACATCGACGAGAACACGGGCGTAGCGCTGGTGATTAATGGCCACTCGCTCGTCCACTGTTTAACGTCGGAGCTGGAAAGCAAATTCCTGGAGATCGCTTCCCACTGTAAGGCGGTCATCTGCTGCCGGGTAACGCCGCTCCAGAAGGCGATGGTCGTCGAGCTGATCAAGCGGGCGAAGAACGCGGTCACACTGGCGATCGGTGACGGTGCTAACGATGTGTCCATGATAAAAG CGGCACACATCGGGGTGGGCATCTCGGGCCAGGAAGGGATGCAGGCGGTGCTGGCCAGCGACTACTCCATCGCTCAGTTCAAATTTCTCGAAAGACTGCTGCTGGTACATGGCCGCTGGTCCTACTACCGGATGTGTAAATTTTTGCGCTACTTTTTCTACAAAAACTTTGCATTCACATTGTGCCATTTTTGGTATGCATTTTTTTGCGGCTTCAGTGCTCAA ACCGTGTTCGATCCGATGTTTATATCCGTGTACAACCTGTTCTACACATCGTTGCCGGTGCTGGCGCTCGGCATCTTCGAGCAGGACGTGTCGGACAAGAGCAGCGTGGACTATCCGAAGCTGTACGCGCCCGGCATCACGAACGCACTGTTCAACACGACCGAGTTTATACGCAGCGTCCTACACGGCATCTTCAGTTCGCTGATTCTGTTTCTCATTCCGTACG GTACCTACAAGGATGGCATCTCGCCGGATGGCTACGTGCTTAACGATCACATGCTGCTCGGTTCGGTCGTGGCCACCATCCTCATCCTAGATAATACGGCGCAG ATCGCACTCGACACATCGTACTGGACCGTCTTCAATCACATCATGATCTGGGGCAGTCTGCTGTGGTACTTCTTTTTGGACTACTTTTACAACTACGTCATCGGTGGCCCTTACGTCGGTTCGCTGACGCAGGCCATGAAGGAGGCCACGTTTTGGTTTACCACCGTCCTCACCGTGATTGTGCTCATGATACCGGTGTTGGCTTCCCGCTTCTACTTTGTCGACGTATTCCCCAGCCTACCGGATAAG ATTCGTGTACAGCAACGGTTAGCTTTGCTTCGGTCCCGCCAGAGCAGTGACGTGCTGAGGACACCGTCCGCCAGAAAAGCGCGAAGATCGTTACGCTCCGGCTACGCTTTTGCTCATCAG gAAGGGTTTGGCCGGCTTATTACGTCGGGCAAAATTATGCGCAAACTGCCCCAGGACTTTGCCTTCCCGTTGGGCCTGGGCAGCAAGAAGCAACACTCGACCGAATCGACCaagaacaataacaacaacaacaacaacatcaacagcagcaataaTGCTAACAACGTTACCGCTAATGCGGCGGCGGCTACCACCAACGGTGCCGGAACCGCCGTGACCCGAACGGGCACGACAAACACAACCGCCACAACGCTATCCGCGATGGCTGCGGCCGCAGGTACCACCGCCAACGGTAACCAGCTGGTCAATCTGCCCGGCAGCTCGAACAGTGATCATAGCCCGCGGGCACcgtgccaggatctggatacGATTAATCTGTAG
- the LOC118504950 gene encoding phospholipid-transporting ATPase ID isoform X6: MPISHATTDSVELEILEIRQDSSDDDDNDPAGRSYGVRNARGRRIPQATVVRRQQQQHQHQQQHEIVLAGSSSARGPETSGEDRGMMPRTGSPPKRKRFRRNHRSSSTRRKSNSQSCGSLYNLAATRPLHPQRSEPNVNFYSSPENERRIRANDREYNTQFKYANNYIKTSKYSILTFLPLNLLEQFQRLANFYFLCLLILQLIPAISSLTPVTTAIPLIGVLMLTAIKDAYDDFQRHMSDSQVNNRRSKTLRHGKLVDERWSGVQVGDIIRMDNDQFVAADILLLSSSEPNGLCFIETAELDGETNLKCKQCLPETAAMGQQEDLLWKFNGEIVCEPPNNLLNKFEGTLTWKNQRYPLDNDKILLRGCIIRNTQWCYGVVIFAGKDTKLMQNSGKTKFKRTTIDRLLNFIIIGIVFFLLSICGFCTIASAIWEALVGYKFQIYLPWERIIPKDYLQGAISIGCLVFFSYAIVLNTVVPISLYVSVEVIRFAQSFLINWDEKMYYEKTKTHAKARTTTLNEELGQIQYIFSDKTGTLTQNIMTFNKCSIAGRAYGDVVDVRTGETVELSEVSSYSVVMESVDFSFNPEYEPEFRWYDQGLLDAVRADEEHAHNFFRLLALCHTVMAEEKNGKLDYQAQSPDEAALVSAARNFGFVFKSRAPNSITIEVMGRTEEYELLSILDFNNVRKRMSVVLRRNNTIILYCKGADSVIYDRLGPNQHDLKARTQEHLNKFAGEGLRTLVLAERRLTKEFYDSWLVRQREAALSLDGREDKLGAIYEEIECDMQLVGVTAIEDKLQDGVPQTIANLQLAGIKIWVLTGDKQETAINIGYSCQLLTDDMVDVFVIDGITKSEVEQQLRKYMDSLRIVNTYHPANVQKANSMQQQTAAVGGSSEASAVTANGAHSSSSGPMVDIQNTSPPSVSVVTFRWDNRHKYTSIGGSEEAPDSVNCSNYSDGFEKGEPTLTDIDENTGVALVINGHSLVHCLTSELESKFLEIASHCKAVICCRVTPLQKAMVVELIKRAKNAVTLAIGDGANDVSMIKAAHIGVGISGQEGMQAVLASDYSIAQFKFLERLLLVHGRWSYYRMCKFLRYFFYKNFAFTLCHFWYAFFCGFSAQTVFDPMFISVYNLFYTSLPVLALGIFEQDVSDKSSVDYPKLYAPGITNALFNTTEFIRSVLHGIFSSLILFLIPYGTYKDGISPDGYVLNDHMLLGSVVATILILDNTAQIALDTSYWTVFNHIMIWGSLLWYFFLDYFYNYVIGGPYVGSLTQAMKEATFWFTTVLTVIVLMIPVLASRFYFVDVFPSLPDKIRVQQRLALLRSRQSSDVLRTPSARKARRSLRSGYAFAHQEGFGRLITSGKIMRKLPQDFAFPLGLGSKKQHSTESTKNNNNNNNNINSSNNANNVTANAAAATTNGAGTAVTRTGTTNTTATTLSAMAAAAGTTANGNQLVNLPGSSNSDHSPRAPCQDLDTINL, encoded by the exons ATGCCTATCTCGCACGCGACCACGGATTCGGTCGAGCTGGAGATACTGGAAATCCGGCAGGATTCTAGCGACGACGATGATAACGATCCGGCGGGCCGATCGTACGGGGTGCGAAATGCGCGCGGTCGGCGTATTCCCCAAGCCACGGTCGTTCgtaggcagcagcagcaacaccaacatcagcagcagcatgagaTAGTCCTGGCCGGCAGTAGTTCGGCGAGAGGTCCCGAAACATCCGGCGAAGATCGCGGCATGATGCCACGGACCGGGTCTCCCCCGAAGCGGAAACGGTTTCGCCGGAACCATCGAAGCTCTAGCACGCGGCGCAAATCCAACTCGCAGAGCTGCGGCAGCCTGTACAATCTGGCTGCGACACGGCCCCTGCATCCACAGCGCTCGGAACCGAACGTGAACTTCTACTCCAGTCCCG AAAATGAACGACGAATACGAGCCAACGACAGAGAATACAATACACAATTCAAATACGCT AATAACTACATCAAAACGTCCAAATATTCAATATTAACATTTCTGCCTTTGAACCTGCTGGAGCAGTTCCAACGTCTTGCCAACTTTTACTTTCTGTGTCTACTGATTCTCCAGCTGATACCGGCGATCTCGTCGCTAACACCGGTCACCACCGCGATCCCACTGATCGGTGTGCTCATGCTAACTGCCATCAAGGATGCCTACGATGATTTC CAAAGACACATGTCCGATTCGCAAGTTAACAACCGCCGGTCGAAAACGCTCCGCCACGGGAAGCTGGTGGACGAACGGTGGTCCGGCGTGCAGGTCGGCGACATTATCCGGATGGATAATGATCAGTTCGTGGCGGCCGACATACTGCTGCTCTCGTCCAGCGAGCCGAACGGGCTGTGCTTCATCGAGACGGCCGAGCTGGACGGGGAGACGAATCTCAAGTGTAAACAGTGCCTGCCCGAGACAGCCGCCATGGGCCAGCAGGAGGATCTGCTGTGGAAGTTTAACGGGGAGATTGTGTGCGAGCCGCCGAACAATCTGCTGAACAAGTTCGAGGGTACGCTCACGTGGAAGAACCAGCGGTACCCGCTCGACAACGATAAGATCCTGCTGCGCGGCTGCATCATCCGGAACACGCAGTGGTGCTACGGGGTGGTGATCTTTGCCGGCAAGGACACGAAGCTGATGCAGAACTCGGGCAAGACCAAATTCAAACGGACGACCATCGATAGgctattaaattttataatcaTAGGA ATAGTGTTCTTTCTCTTATCGATATGCGGTTTCTGCACGATTGCGTCCGCAATATGGGAAGCGTTAGTAGGATACAAATTTCAA ATTTATCTGCCATGGGAAAGGATAATCCCGAAGGATTACCTGCAGGGTGCAATCAGTATCGGGTGTCTAGTCTTTTTTTCCTACGCAATCGTACTGAACACAGTGGTGCCAATATCTTTATACGTGTCGGTAGAG gtgATCCGTTTCGCGCAATCCTTCCTTATCAACTGGGACGAGAAGATGTACTACGAGAAGACGAAAACCCACGCCAAAGCACGGACGACCACGCTGAACGAGGAGCTGGGCCAGATACAGTACATCTTCTCGGACAAAACCGGAACCCTGACGCAGAACATTATGACGTTCAACAAATGCAGCATTGCCGGTCGTGCCTACGGCGATGTGGTTGATGTGCGCACGGGCGAAACAGTCGAGCTGTCGGAG GTTTCTTCATATAGTGTG GTGATGGAGTCCGTGGACTTTTCCTTCAATCCCGAATACGAACCCGAGTTCCGGTGGTACGACCAGGGACTGCTCGATGCGGTGCGCGCGGACGAGGAGCACGCGCATAACTTTTTTCGATTGCTAGCCTTATGCCACACCGTGATGGCGGAGGAGAAAAATGGCAA GTTAGATTATCAAGCACAAAGTCCTGACGAGGCGGCCCTCGTGTCGGCGGCGCGAAATTttggatttgtttttaaatcacGTGCACCGAACAGTATAACAATAGAGGTCATGGGACGAACAGAG GAATATGAACTGTTAAGTATATTAGATTTTAACAATGTTAGGAAACGAATGTCGGTCGTACTGCGGCGCAACAACACCATCATACTGTACTGTAAGGGTGCCGACAGTGTGATATATGATAGGCTAGGACCGAACCAGCACGACCTGAAAGCCCGCACGCAGGAGCATTTGAAT AAATTTGCCGGCGAAGGGTTGCGTACGCTGGTGCTTGCCGAACGGCGGCTGACGAAAGAGTTCTACGACTCCTGGCTGGTGCGACAGAGGGAAGCTGCCTTATCTTTAGACGGTAGGGAGGATAAGTTGGGTGCAATCTACGAGGAGATCGAATGTGATATGCAGCTGGTCGGTGTGACGGCTATAGAGGATAAGCTACAGGACGGTGTCCCTCAGACGATCGCGAATCTACAGCTGGCCGGCATCAAGATTTGGGTGCTAACGGGTGACAAGCAAG AAACTGCAATAAACATAGGCTATTCGTGCCAGCTGCTGACGGACGACATGGTGGACGTGTTTGTGATCGACGGCATCACGAAGAGTGAggtggagcagcagctccgcAAGTACATGGACTCGCTCCGGATCGTCAACACCTACCATCCGGCCA ATGTACAGAAAGCGAACAGCATGCAGCAACAGACGGCGGCAGTGGGGGGCAGCAGTGAGGCGAGCGCGGTCACGGCGAACGGAGcgcacagcagcagttccGGTCCGATGGTCGACATACAGAACACCTCGCCGCCGTCCGTCTCGGTGGTGACGTTTAGGTGGGATAATAGACATAAATATACAAGTATAGGAGGAAGCGAGGAGGCACCGGACAG TGTAAATTGTAGCAACTATTCGGATGGGTTCGAGAAGGGCGAACCGACGCTGACCGACATCGACGAGAACACGGGCGTAGCGCTGGTGATTAATGGCCACTCGCTCGTCCACTGTTTAACGTCGGAGCTGGAAAGCAAATTCCTGGAGATCGCTTCCCACTGTAAGGCGGTCATCTGCTGCCGGGTAACGCCGCTCCAGAAGGCGATGGTCGTCGAGCTGATCAAGCGGGCGAAGAACGCGGTCACACTGGCGATCGGTGACGGTGCTAACGATGTGTCCATGATAAAAG CGGCACACATCGGGGTGGGCATCTCGGGCCAGGAAGGGATGCAGGCGGTGCTGGCCAGCGACTACTCCATCGCTCAGTTCAAATTTCTCGAAAGACTGCTGCTGGTACATGGCCGCTGGTCCTACTACCGGATGTGTAAATTTTTGCGCTACTTTTTCTACAAAAACTTTGCATTCACATTGTGCCATTTTTGGTATGCATTTTTTTGCGGCTTCAGTGCTCAA ACCGTGTTCGATCCGATGTTTATATCCGTGTACAACCTGTTCTACACATCGTTGCCGGTGCTGGCGCTCGGCATCTTCGAGCAGGACGTGTCGGACAAGAGCAGCGTGGACTATCCGAAGCTGTACGCGCCCGGCATCACGAACGCACTGTTCAACACGACCGAGTTTATACGCAGCGTCCTACACGGCATCTTCAGTTCGCTGATTCTGTTTCTCATTCCGTACG GTACCTACAAGGATGGCATCTCGCCGGATGGCTACGTGCTTAACGATCACATGCTGCTCGGTTCGGTCGTGGCCACCATCCTCATCCTAGATAATACGGCGCAG ATCGCACTCGACACATCGTACTGGACCGTCTTCAATCACATCATGATCTGGGGCAGTCTGCTGTGGTACTTCTTTTTGGACTACTTTTACAACTACGTCATCGGTGGCCCTTACGTCGGTTCGCTGACGCAGGCCATGAAGGAGGCCACGTTTTGGTTTACCACCGTCCTCACCGTGATTGTGCTCATGATACCGGTGTTGGCTTCCCGCTTCTACTTTGTCGACGTATTCCCCAGCCTACCGGATAAG ATTCGTGTACAGCAACGGTTAGCTTTGCTTCGGTCCCGCCAGAGCAGTGACGTGCTGAGGACACCGTCCGCCAGAAAAGCGCGAAGATCGTTACGCTCCGGCTACGCTTTTGCTCATCAG gAAGGGTTTGGCCGGCTTATTACGTCGGGCAAAATTATGCGCAAACTGCCCCAGGACTTTGCCTTCCCGTTGGGCCTGGGCAGCAAGAAGCAACACTCGACCGAATCGACCaagaacaataacaacaacaacaacaacatcaacagcagcaataaTGCTAACAACGTTACCGCTAATGCGGCGGCGGCTACCACCAACGGTGCCGGAACCGCCGTGACCCGAACGGGCACGACAAACACAACCGCCACAACGCTATCCGCGATGGCTGCGGCCGCAGGTACCACCGCCAACGGTAACCAGCTGGTCAATCTGCCCGGCAGCTCGAACAGTGATCATAGCCCGCGGGCACcgtgccaggatctggatacGATTAATCTGTAG